Proteins from a single region of Streptomyces spectabilis:
- a CDS encoding nucleotide triphosphate diphosphatase NUDT15 — MGHTQRHAPTDDHTPGPTPDQAPGHPPLTYADNRRPTPHAVVGAGVVVTDERGRVLLGHSRRGAWELPGGKPDPGESFEQAAVRELREETGLTAAPADARVLAVLMDAVHGVPRLTAAVHVTRATGTPTVTEPLLMDRWEWHEVTALPRLGAALFTPSAHVLETMWPGLLPDLPPVHRNAVTPHPVRPETVGSRAAADGAAHSV, encoded by the coding sequence GTGGGACACACACAGCGGCACGCACCGACGGACGACCACACTCCCGGGCCCACTCCCGACCAGGCCCCCGGGCACCCGCCGCTCACCTACGCCGACAACCGCCGCCCCACCCCGCACGCCGTCGTCGGCGCGGGCGTCGTCGTCACCGACGAGCGGGGCCGGGTGCTGCTCGGCCACTCGCGCCGCGGCGCCTGGGAGCTGCCCGGCGGCAAGCCCGACCCCGGCGAGTCGTTCGAGCAGGCCGCCGTCCGCGAACTCCGGGAGGAGACGGGCCTGACGGCCGCGCCCGCCGACGCCCGTGTGCTGGCCGTCCTCATGGACGCCGTCCACGGCGTGCCGCGCCTGACCGCCGCCGTCCACGTCACCCGCGCCACAGGCACGCCGACCGTGACCGAGCCCCTGCTCATGGACCGCTGGGAGTGGCACGAGGTGACCGCCCTGCCACGGCTCGGCGCGGCCCTGTTCACCCCCAGCGCGCACGTCCTGGAGACGATGTGGCCGGGACTGCTGCCCGACCTGCCACCGGTCCACCGCAACGCCGTAACGCCGCACCCGGTCCGACCGGAGACGGTCGGATCCCGCGCCGCAGCGGACGGAGCAGCTCACTCCGTATAA
- a CDS encoding flagellar hook-length control protein — MRSIKMSVRSVCLAAAALAVAAGTVTPAAAAPSDTRNTKAMTWTFLGDGPDGTVRVGGGPLSNPYQGDTATGTALPVLCLKVDGSPVPAGITPDFYAGWAKGTVAATNPIRGTRLTSLAAADGLCANTFGTGWRMAEFHDGKYGPNLASSGGWSFWAYGDVPVGTRFWTYINDQPANPWS; from the coding sequence TTGCGTTCGATCAAGATGTCCGTGCGCTCCGTCTGCCTCGCCGCGGCCGCCCTCGCGGTCGCGGCGGGCACCGTGACCCCGGCGGCCGCCGCGCCGTCCGACACCCGGAACACCAAGGCCATGACCTGGACCTTCCTCGGCGACGGGCCCGACGGCACCGTGCGCGTGGGCGGCGGTCCGCTGAGCAACCCGTACCAGGGCGACACCGCCACCGGCACGGCGCTGCCCGTGCTCTGTCTGAAGGTCGACGGCAGCCCCGTGCCCGCGGGCATCACGCCCGACTTCTACGCGGGCTGGGCCAAGGGCACCGTCGCCGCCACCAACCCCATCCGCGGCACCCGCCTGACCAGCCTCGCGGCCGCCGACGGCCTGTGCGCGAACACCTTCGGCACGGGGTGGCGCATGGCCGAGTTCCACGACGGCAAGTACGGCCCGAACCTGGCCAGTTCGGGCGGCTGGAGCTTCTGGGCGTACGGGGACGTCCCCGTCGGGACCCGCTTCTGGACGTACATCAACGACCAGCCCGCCAACCCCTGGAGCTGA
- a CDS encoding MFS transporter: protein MLRVRDDFRRAQIAIAALFCALGFQYATWAARLPALKSRLDLSEAELGLLLMACGVGAAVSFPLVAVLTRRWGSRRLAFVSTVFLGLLLLALAVAPNYPVALLIMCADGVGVGCLNVAMNAQGAALESRYGRTAMAKLHATFSGGSLGAALLASGTSALTSSVAAHFGAAAILVLLLAMFAHPALLTEDQQADAPREKKRRGFVLPAAVTLWMGLAMVFGTVAEGSMNDWSALYMKDVADASSRVAPLGIAVVSVMMVLARLFADGWRTRWGDGRVVRAGSVLAAAGLAFALLLGGVAPALIGFACMGLGLAAVTPCVYVAAARQGSQALALVAAMGTTGLLAGPPVIGFIASGSSLVWGMAAVAVSALLVSCCALRIDWTPVERAADGLAEPAGQAAVGTTVDDQATTTA from the coding sequence ATGTTGCGTGTTCGCGATGACTTTCGCCGGGCACAGATAGCCATCGCGGCGCTGTTCTGCGCCCTCGGCTTCCAGTACGCCACCTGGGCCGCCAGGCTGCCCGCGCTCAAGTCCCGGCTCGATCTGAGCGAGGCCGAACTCGGTCTGCTCCTCATGGCCTGCGGGGTCGGCGCCGCGGTGTCCTTCCCGCTGGTCGCGGTGCTCACCCGGCGGTGGGGGTCGCGGCGGCTCGCCTTCGTCTCCACCGTCTTCCTCGGACTGCTCCTGCTCGCCCTGGCCGTGGCGCCGAACTATCCGGTGGCCCTGCTGATCATGTGCGCCGACGGCGTGGGCGTCGGCTGTCTCAACGTCGCCATGAACGCGCAGGGCGCCGCGCTCGAATCCCGCTACGGACGCACCGCCATGGCGAAGCTGCACGCCACGTTCAGCGGCGGCTCCCTCGGCGCGGCCCTGCTCGCGTCCGGCACGAGCGCCCTGACGTCGTCGGTGGCCGCCCACTTCGGCGCGGCCGCGATCCTCGTCCTGCTGCTCGCGATGTTCGCCCACCCGGCACTTCTGACGGAGGATCAGCAGGCGGACGCGCCCCGGGAGAAGAAGCGCCGCGGCTTCGTCCTGCCCGCCGCCGTCACGCTCTGGATGGGCCTCGCCATGGTCTTCGGCACCGTGGCGGAAGGCTCGATGAACGACTGGTCGGCGCTGTACATGAAGGACGTCGCCGACGCCTCGTCCCGCGTCGCCCCGCTCGGCATCGCCGTGGTGTCCGTGATGATGGTGCTCGCGCGCCTCTTCGCCGACGGCTGGCGCACCCGCTGGGGCGACGGCCGCGTCGTCCGCGCGGGCAGCGTCCTGGCCGCCGCCGGGCTCGCCTTCGCCCTGCTCCTGGGCGGCGTCGCACCGGCCCTGATCGGCTTCGCCTGCATGGGGCTCGGCCTCGCGGCCGTCACTCCGTGCGTGTACGTGGCCGCCGCCCGGCAGGGCTCGCAGGCCCTCGCCCTGGTCGCCGCGATGGGCACGACGGGGCTGCTCGCCGGTCCCCCGGTCATCGGTTTCATCGCCAGCGGCAGCAGCCTGGTCTGGGGCATGGCGGCCGTCGCGGTCTCGGCCCTCCTGGTGTCCTGCTGCGCGCTGCGGATCGACTGGACTCCCGTGGAGCGGGCCGCCGACGGGCTCGCGGAACCGGCGGGGCAAGCGGCCGTCGGCACGACCGTCGACGATCAGGCAACCACCACGGCTTGA
- a CDS encoding GNAT family N-acetyltransferase: protein MSAGLRIRAIADADWDGIAALEAAVYTPLGLSEGRAALESRAASSPGTCFVLDGGRGAAGYVLALPYPLFQCPDLTLGEASAFPSRNLHLHDLVIAEHLRGGGLARRLLRHLSATARSLTYERISLVAVGGSDTFWAAHGFAAHPDVPLPDGYGADALYMSKALPGTAPRAPHAPPAPPAPRERQRG, encoded by the coding sequence ATGAGCGCCGGCCTGCGGATACGGGCCATCGCCGACGCCGACTGGGACGGCATCGCCGCCCTGGAGGCCGCGGTCTACACGCCCCTCGGCCTCTCCGAGGGGCGGGCCGCCCTGGAGTCCCGGGCCGCGTCCTCACCCGGTACGTGCTTCGTCCTGGACGGCGGCCGGGGAGCCGCGGGCTATGTGCTCGCGCTGCCCTACCCCCTCTTCCAGTGCCCCGATCTGACCCTGGGTGAGGCGTCCGCCTTCCCCTCCCGCAATCTGCACCTGCACGACCTGGTCATCGCCGAGCACCTGCGCGGCGGCGGGCTCGCCCGGCGCCTGCTGCGCCACCTCTCGGCGACCGCGCGCTCCCTGACGTACGAGCGGATCTCCCTCGTCGCCGTCGGCGGCAGCGACACCTTCTGGGCGGCGCACGGCTTCGCCGCCCACCCCGACGTCCCGCTCCCGGACGGCTACGGCGCGGACGCGCTCTACATGTCGAAGGCGCTGCCGGGCACCGCTCCACGGGCTCCACACGCTCCACCCGCTCCACCCGCTCCACGGGAAAGACAAAGAGGCTGA
- a CDS encoding type III PLP-dependent enzyme yields MNTTYVTTRLRAALEAATDDRLVFDLPGIEERYASLRRELPGVEVRFAMKACPLDEVLTALARRGAGFDAASPHEIAQALATGVPADRVHYGNTVKSDRNIADAHRLGIRDFATDSVEDVLAIAALAPGARVFCRLATDGGGALWGLSHKFGCTPADALRVLEAARDAGLTPAGLSVHVGSQQMTAEAWRGALARMADVIAALRLRGIHLDHVNLGGGLPALGYRDRHGRPLEPPLDKIFAVIREGMRRLRAVSPTPLDFVIEPGRHLVADHGAMRAHVSRLSTRQQGTGERRHWLYLSCGKFNGLYEMDALQYALVFPTHRGADRVPAVIAGPTCDSDDAYSHEGSPVQVPRQAASGDPVWVLSTGAYATSYTTQGFNGFRPLPHTWIRGEREALAGSGAGRAVT; encoded by the coding sequence ATGAACACCACGTACGTCACCACACGGCTGCGCGCCGCCCTGGAGGCCGCGACCGACGACCGGCTCGTCTTCGACCTGCCGGGCATCGAGGAGCGCTACGCGTCCTTGCGCCGCGAACTGCCGGGCGTGGAGGTCCGGTTCGCGATGAAGGCCTGCCCGCTGGACGAGGTCCTCACCGCCCTGGCCCGGCGGGGCGCGGGTTTCGACGCGGCGAGCCCGCACGAGATCGCCCAGGCCCTCGCGACCGGCGTCCCGGCCGACCGCGTCCACTACGGCAACACCGTCAAGTCCGACCGGAACATCGCCGACGCCCACCGCCTGGGCATCAGGGACTTCGCCACGGACAGCGTGGAGGACGTCCTCGCGATCGCGGCGCTCGCCCCGGGCGCCCGCGTCTTCTGCCGTCTCGCCACCGACGGGGGCGGCGCGCTGTGGGGCCTGAGCCACAAGTTCGGCTGCACGCCCGCCGACGCGCTGCGCGTCCTCGAGGCGGCGCGGGACGCGGGCCTGACCCCGGCGGGCCTGTCCGTGCACGTCGGCTCCCAGCAGATGACGGCCGAGGCCTGGCGCGGCGCCCTGGCGCGCATGGCCGACGTGATCGCGGCCCTGCGGCTCCGAGGTATCCACCTGGACCACGTCAACCTGGGCGGCGGACTGCCCGCCCTCGGCTACCGCGACCGCCACGGCCGTCCCCTCGAACCGCCCCTCGACAAGATCTTCGCCGTGATCCGGGAGGGCATGCGGCGGCTGCGGGCCGTGTCCCCGACGCCCCTGGACTTCGTCATCGAACCGGGCCGCCACCTGGTCGCCGACCACGGCGCGATGCGGGCCCACGTGTCCCGGCTCTCCACCCGGCAGCAGGGCACCGGGGAACGCCGCCACTGGCTGTACCTGAGCTGCGGCAAGTTCAACGGCCTGTACGAGATGGACGCGCTCCAGTACGCCCTCGTCTTCCCCACGCACCGCGGCGCGGACCGCGTTCCCGCCGTGATCGCGGGACCCACCTGCGACAGCGACGACGCGTACAGCCACGAGGGCAGCCCGGTCCAGGTGCCGCGGCAGGCCGCCTCCGGCGACCCCGTCTGGGTGCTCTCCACCGGCGCGTACGCCACGAGTTACACGACGCAGGGCTTCAACGGCTTCCGTCCGCTGCCGCACACCTGGATCCGCGGCGAGCGCGAAGCCCTCGCCGGCTCAGGCGCGGGGAGGGCCGTCACATGA